From Endozoicomonas sp. 8E, the proteins below share one genomic window:
- a CDS encoding heme ABC transporter ATP-binding protein — translation MSCLKVENATVQIGDKILLDNVSLSVAPGEIVTILGPNGAGKSTLMKVTSGEQKPSSGKVLLNGRSDWGLQQQALMLGVLPQSSSLSFPFTVEEVVILGRIPCATDRTENLAIVEAALTEVDGLHLRDRRYTTLSGGERQRVHMARVLAQIWNEPDFGKRYLLLDEPTSALDPAHQQLTLKMALRQADKGVGVMVILHDLNLAARFSDRLVVLKEGAIAAQGTPHEVLTAETLQAVFDVDVTISEHPAHGCPLVINN, via the coding sequence ATGAGTTGTCTCAAGGTTGAAAATGCCACAGTGCAGATCGGCGACAAAATACTGCTTGATAATGTCAGTCTTTCAGTCGCTCCCGGTGAAATAGTCACAATTCTGGGCCCTAACGGGGCTGGTAAAAGCACTCTGATGAAAGTCACCAGTGGAGAGCAAAAGCCTTCTTCGGGAAAGGTACTGTTAAATGGCAGAAGTGATTGGGGACTGCAACAACAAGCTCTTATGCTGGGCGTGTTACCCCAATCTTCCTCCCTGAGCTTTCCTTTCACGGTTGAAGAAGTGGTTATTCTGGGACGCATTCCCTGTGCTACAGACCGGACAGAAAATCTGGCCATCGTTGAGGCGGCACTGACAGAAGTCGATGGTCTGCACCTGCGAGATCGTCGCTACACCACCCTTTCCGGTGGTGAACGACAGAGGGTTCATATGGCCAGAGTGTTGGCCCAGATCTGGAACGAGCCGGATTTTGGCAAACGCTACCTGTTGCTGGACGAACCCACTTCAGCACTGGACCCGGCTCATCAGCAACTGACTCTGAAAATGGCTCTCAGGCAGGCTGACAAAGGTGTAGGTGTAATGGTTATTCTGCACGATCTTAACCTGGCAGCCCGTTTTTCAGACCGTCTGGTGGTTCTAAAAGAAGGGGCTATAGCAGCCCAGGGAACACCCCATGAAGTGTTAACCGCCGAAACGTTACAGGCTGTGTTTGATGTGGATGTTACGATTTCGGAGCATCCAGCTCATGGCTGCCCTTTGGTTATCAACAATTAA